In Maridesulfovibrio sp., the following proteins share a genomic window:
- a CDS encoding AI-2E family transporter, with the protein MLDENTPYTFDRVVRILLGAGFIWVTVVLLGKLSAVLAPFAVALTLAYLLNPLVNFTGRFIKNRTAAVLVTLVALLIPTVKGFWMAVRAVGLEMKQTGMLLASLVNDSKVAQRAAEYIPEDLWQTIHDLAKQDDVRSFLTESGLTDLLRVSAQKALPGIWNVVSGSAHTIGALAGLFVIILYLVFLLTDYDKLGNWRNQIPEKYRGRVASLVDDFTTVTNRYFRTQALIALIIGCLFSTGFLIIKLPLAILLGMLIGLLNMVPYLQIAGLIPAFLLAAIDALATGGNFWFALGGVGIIFAVVQVLQDAVLVPRLQGESMGLSPWMILLSLSIWGNLLGFLGLVMALPLTCMALALYRQWVMGQGDAEEIIEGEG; encoded by the coding sequence ACCGTGTCGTACGCATCTTGCTGGGCGCTGGATTTATCTGGGTAACAGTGGTGTTACTCGGAAAGTTGAGCGCGGTTCTGGCTCCTTTTGCTGTGGCTTTGACACTGGCTTATCTGCTTAATCCACTGGTAAATTTTACAGGCAGGTTCATTAAAAATAGAACGGCTGCCGTTCTGGTGACTCTTGTTGCCCTGCTTATCCCCACAGTGAAAGGGTTCTGGATGGCTGTTCGCGCTGTGGGATTGGAAATGAAACAGACCGGGATGCTGCTGGCCAGTCTGGTCAATGACTCGAAAGTTGCGCAGCGGGCGGCGGAGTACATTCCGGAGGACCTTTGGCAGACAATTCATGACCTTGCGAAGCAGGATGATGTCCGCTCGTTTCTAACAGAATCCGGTTTAACTGACCTGCTCAGGGTTTCCGCGCAGAAAGCGCTGCCCGGCATCTGGAATGTGGTCAGCGGCTCGGCGCATACTATAGGGGCGCTGGCCGGGTTGTTTGTGATTATCCTTTACCTTGTGTTCCTGCTGACGGATTACGATAAACTAGGCAATTGGCGCAACCAGATCCCCGAAAAATACCGGGGTCGCGTTGCGTCATTGGTAGATGATTTCACCACAGTGACCAACCGTTATTTCCGCACACAGGCTCTAATAGCCTTGATAATCGGATGTCTGTTTTCCACTGGATTTCTGATCATCAAGCTTCCGCTGGCTATCCTGCTGGGCATGCTTATCGGGCTACTTAATATGGTTCCCTACCTGCAAATTGCAGGGCTGATTCCGGCTTTTCTGCTGGCCGCGATTGATGCTCTGGCAACTGGTGGTAATTTTTGGTTTGCCCTAGGCGGTGTGGGGATTATTTTCGCCGTTGTGCAGGTCTTGCAGGACGCTGTGCTTGTTCCGCGACTGCAAGGAGAAAGCATGGGGCTCTCCCCGTGGATGATCCTGCTCTCCCTTTCCATTTGGGGCAACCTGCTGGGCTTTCTGGGGCTCGTAATGGCATTGCCTCTGACCTGTATGGCTCTGGCCCTCTACCGTCAATGGGTAATGGGGCAAGGTGACGCAGAGGAAATTATTGAGGGAGAAGGGTAA